From the genome of Deinococcus betulae, one region includes:
- a CDS encoding GMC family oxidoreductase: MSGREMVDAVVVGTGAGGAPLLSRLAGAGLRVVALEAGRRHPLPAVATDEKAQAGLFWTDERLSAGADPLGFGNNNSGCGVGGSTLHYTAYTPRAQPDDFRLRTEFGVGEDWPLSYADLAPYYAEVEGFLGVSGPTPYPWGPARDQGYPHPPLPLNSAAQLMARGCEAVGLRTSPAANAALSRPQTQEGYGLRPACTHRGFCQAGCSVGAKGSMDVTYLPLAEARGAQIRPESFVVDITRVGDRVTGVEYLRGGQLHWLGARHVFLCAGGIETPRLLLQHGLANSSGQVGRNFMAHVGLQLWGEFEEDTRPHKGIPGALISEDTHRPARLDSFGPADFAGGYLLQSIGVMPVTYASQLARATGTWGPALLERLRGYGHVAGINVLGDCLPHAHNFLDLSDELDRRGLPKPRIHFTWGENERRMTAHAERVMRAVWEAAGARKVWSYPRGAHIIGTARMGLDPATSVVDPDGRSWDLEGLHILDNSIFPSALSVNPALTIMALSLRAADRFLARLATEVHP, translated from the coding sequence GTGAGCGGGCGCGAGATGGTAGACGCGGTGGTGGTGGGCACCGGAGCGGGCGGCGCGCCGCTGCTGTCGCGCCTAGCCGGGGCGGGCCTGCGGGTGGTCGCGCTGGAAGCAGGCCGCCGTCACCCCCTGCCCGCCGTGGCCACCGACGAGAAGGCGCAGGCAGGGCTCTTCTGGACCGATGAGCGGCTCTCGGCGGGCGCCGACCCTCTGGGGTTTGGCAACAACAATTCGGGCTGTGGGGTGGGCGGCTCCACGCTGCACTACACCGCCTACACCCCCCGCGCCCAGCCGGATGATTTCCGCCTGCGCACCGAGTTTGGCGTGGGTGAAGACTGGCCGCTGAGCTACGCCGATCTGGCGCCTTACTACGCAGAGGTCGAAGGTTTTCTAGGGGTGTCTGGCCCCACACCCTACCCCTGGGGCCCCGCGCGGGACCAGGGCTATCCCCACCCGCCGCTCCCCCTGAACAGCGCCGCCCAGCTGATGGCACGCGGCTGCGAGGCTGTCGGCCTGCGGACCTCGCCCGCCGCCAACGCGGCGCTGTCCCGCCCCCAGACCCAGGAAGGCTACGGCCTCCGCCCGGCCTGCACCCACCGGGGCTTTTGCCAGGCCGGGTGCTCGGTGGGGGCCAAAGGCAGTATGGACGTGACCTACCTGCCCCTGGCCGAGGCGCGCGGCGCCCAGATTCGGCCTGAGAGCTTCGTGGTGGACATCACACGTGTGGGGGACCGTGTCACAGGCGTGGAATACCTGCGCGGCGGCCAGCTGCACTGGCTGGGGGCGCGGCACGTCTTTCTGTGTGCCGGCGGCATCGAGACGCCGCGTCTGCTGCTACAGCACGGCCTGGCCAACAGCAGCGGGCAGGTGGGGCGCAACTTCATGGCGCATGTGGGGCTGCAACTGTGGGGCGAGTTTGAGGAGGACACCCGCCCACACAAGGGCATTCCCGGCGCCCTAATTTCCGAGGACACCCACCGCCCCGCCCGCCTGGACAGCTTTGGCCCCGCCGACTTTGCTGGCGGCTACCTGCTTCAGTCCATCGGCGTGATGCCCGTGACCTACGCCTCACAGCTGGCGCGCGCCACGGGCACCTGGGGCCCGGCGCTGCTGGAGCGGCTGCGCGGCTATGGCCACGTGGCCGGCATCAACGTGCTGGGGGACTGCCTGCCGCACGCCCACAACTTCCTTGACCTCTCGGACGAACTTGACAGGCGGGGTCTGCCCAAGCCCCGGATTCACTTCACCTGGGGCGAGAACGAGCGGCGCATGACCGCCCACGCCGAACGGGTGATGCGCGCCGTCTGGGAGGCCGCCGGGGCGCGCAAGGTCTGGAGCTATCCGCGCGGCGCCCACATTATCGGCACCGCCAGGATGGGCCTCGACCCCGCCACCAGTGTCGTGGACCCCGATGGCCGCAGCTGGGACCTGGAGGGCCTGCACATTCTGGACAACTCCATCTTTCCCAGCGCCCTGAGTGTCAACCCGGCGCTGACCATCATGGCGCTGTCGCTGCGCGCCGCCGACCGCTTTCTGGCCCGCCTGGCCACGGAGGTTCACCCATGA
- a CDS encoding family 1 glycosylhydrolase, whose protein sequence is MAGGFLDLIQKAAPDGQYPGDQYGGAAGADGSGAPTGTAQNFMFATGIECSNPTIQGGRVRRDLLAECGHYDHWQQDLALVQDLGLKYLRYHLPLHRTFVGPGRYDWEFADAAMNEIRRLGLTPILDLMHFGVPDWLGNFQNPELPLHFEAYAEAVARRYPWVRFYTPINEIYVTARNSAKDGLWNEELKTDQGFVTAMKHLCAASILACQGITRVRSDAIIVQSESAEYLHDASPTPRPDLALMNRLRLLSLDLLYGVCPDAEVMLYLLDNGLTREEYQWFMAGEPAGHQIMGSDYYGKNEHIVHPDGSRTQAEDVLGWREITRTYHERYRKPIFHTETNHFDPDVAPTWLWKQWVNVLTARKDDMPVLGFTWYSLTDQIDWDIQLAEQRGTVNRCGLYDLSRQPRPVAGAYRDLLSRYGQIPAVPHGEMFEMTREPARLRVEI, encoded by the coding sequence ATGGCCGGCGGATTTCTGGACCTGATTCAGAAGGCGGCGCCGGACGGCCAGTACCCCGGCGACCAGTACGGAGGCGCGGCGGGGGCCGACGGCTCGGGGGCCCCGACCGGGACGGCGCAGAACTTCATGTTTGCCACAGGCATCGAATGCTCAAATCCGACCATTCAGGGCGGGCGGGTGCGGCGTGACCTGCTGGCCGAATGCGGGCACTACGACCACTGGCAGCAGGACCTCGCGCTGGTGCAGGATCTGGGCCTCAAGTACCTGCGCTACCACCTGCCGCTGCACCGGACTTTCGTAGGACCAGGGCGCTACGACTGGGAATTTGCCGACGCCGCCATGAACGAGATCCGGCGTCTGGGGCTGACGCCCATTCTGGACCTGATGCACTTCGGCGTGCCCGACTGGCTGGGCAACTTTCAGAACCCGGAACTGCCGCTGCACTTTGAGGCGTATGCCGAGGCGGTCGCGCGGCGTTACCCCTGGGTGCGCTTTTACACGCCCATCAACGAGATTTATGTCACGGCGCGCAACAGCGCCAAAGACGGTCTATGGAACGAGGAACTGAAAACCGACCAGGGGTTCGTAACCGCCATGAAGCACCTGTGTGCGGCCAGCATCCTGGCGTGTCAGGGCATTACCCGCGTGCGCAGCGACGCGATCATCGTGCAGAGCGAAAGCGCCGAGTACCTGCATGACGCCTCACCGACGCCCCGCCCCGACCTGGCCTTGATGAACCGGCTGCGCCTGCTGTCGCTGGACCTGCTGTACGGGGTGTGCCCCGACGCCGAAGTCATGCTGTACCTGCTGGACAACGGCCTGACCCGCGAGGAATACCAGTGGTTTATGGCGGGTGAACCGGCCGGCCACCAGATTATGGGCAGCGATTACTACGGCAAGAATGAGCACATCGTGCATCCAGACGGGTCCAGAACCCAGGCCGAGGACGTGCTGGGCTGGCGCGAAATCACCAGGACCTACCACGAGCGCTACCGCAAGCCGATTTTTCACACCGAGACCAATCATTTTGACCCGGACGTGGCCCCGACCTGGCTCTGGAAACAGTGGGTGAACGTGCTGACGGCCCGCAAAGACGACATGCCCGTGCTGGGCTTTACCTGGTACAGCCTGACCGACCAGATTGACTGGGACATTCAGCTGGCCGAACAGCGCGGCACAGTCAACCGCTGCGGCCTGTACGACCTCAGCCGCCAGCCGCGCCCTGTGGCCGGCGCCTACCGCGACCTGCTGTCACGCTACGGCCAGATTCCGGCCGTCCCCCACGGCGAGATGTTCGAGATGACCAGGGAACCCGCCCGCCTGCGGGTGGAGATCTAA
- a CDS encoding alpha/beta fold hydrolase, translating to MSAVRWVLLHGFGTSGTLWNEVAARLAAPTFCPDLPGFGTAAATPGFSVAEMADHVQAALGQRPFLLAGHSMGAKVATELAARRPPGLRGLALVAPSPPGGEPMTDEDRTRLKNAWNDPAQLRALYARITRRPLEASALADLLRGGQQASPHAWAAWPEQGSRENLRDRAAAVTVPTLILASRDDPAISLATVEEAVVPLYQAPRVQLLAGVGHLLPLEAPDEVAQKLKQWADDLQRGSRSFRQDD from the coding sequence ATGAGCGCTGTGCGCTGGGTGCTGCTGCACGGCTTTGGGACCTCGGGCACGCTGTGGAACGAGGTGGCGGCCCGGCTGGCGGCCCCAACCTTCTGCCCAGACCTCCCCGGCTTTGGGACAGCGGCAGCCACTCCAGGCTTTTCAGTGGCGGAGATGGCTGACCATGTGCAGGCTGCCCTGGGACAACGCCCCTTTTTACTGGCAGGACACTCGATGGGCGCCAAGGTGGCCACCGAACTGGCCGCGCGCCGTCCCCCTGGGCTACGCGGCCTGGCGCTGGTGGCGCCCTCACCGCCGGGCGGCGAACCCATGACCGATGAGGACCGCACCCGCCTGAAAAACGCCTGGAACGACCCAGCGCAGCTGCGCGCTCTATACGCCCGCATCACCCGCCGTCCCCTTGAGGCCAGCGCCCTGGCTGACCTGCTGCGCGGGGGCCAGCAGGCGAGCCCGCACGCCTGGGCTGCCTGGCCCGAGCAGGGCAGCCGCGAGAACCTGCGTGACCGCGCGGCGGCCGTGACGGTCCCCACCCTGATTCTGGCTTCACGCGATGACCCAGCAATTTCCCTGGCCACAGTTGAGGAAGCGGTGGTGCCGCTGTACCAGGCGCCGAGGGTCCAGCTCCTCGCGGGCGTGGGCCACCTCCTGCCCCTAGAGGCACCGGACGAGGTGGCGCAGAAGCTGAAGCAGTGGGCCGACGATTTGCAGAGGGGCTCAAGGTCATTCCGGCAGGACGATTGA
- a CDS encoding roadblock/LC7 domain-containing protein, producing the protein MTNAVYTLVVRALSGVVSDRAAETILRAVLREQGLSAESVSAQDMQKVLSGPLLSRLSTVLPPARARKELAVLSKQLESQYPKAPTLFTQSGPVATWDEPQNETTFDDLGLGADDFEFDDPDYGAAPITRTYDLTQPGDQDALIQNLGRLSGVQGVMVCRATGEVLRVKAVRDPAGLGGVVAASAMLFQKRSLKLMSADLGGQTVCVCPLGGYCVAVVATSQANVGRLLVELQQLRVAA; encoded by the coding sequence ATGACGAACGCTGTGTACACCCTCGTAGTCCGCGCCTTATCGGGCGTCGTCTCTGACCGTGCGGCTGAAACCATATTGCGGGCGGTGCTGCGCGAGCAGGGCCTCTCGGCCGAATCGGTCTCGGCGCAGGACATGCAAAAGGTGCTGTCTGGCCCGCTGCTGTCCCGCCTGAGCACGGTGCTGCCTCCCGCGCGCGCCCGCAAGGAACTGGCTGTGCTCTCCAAACAACTGGAGTCGCAGTATCCCAAAGCGCCCACGCTGTTTACCCAGAGCGGCCCGGTGGCCACCTGGGACGAGCCGCAGAACGAAACCACGTTCGACGACCTGGGCCTGGGTGCCGACGACTTCGAGTTCGATGACCCCGACTACGGCGCGGCGCCCATCACCCGCACCTATGACCTGACCCAGCCGGGCGACCAGGACGCCCTGATTCAGAACCTGGGGCGCCTGAGCGGCGTGCAGGGCGTGATGGTCTGCCGCGCCACCGGCGAGGTGCTGCGCGTCAAGGCGGTGCGGGACCCGGCGGGCCTGGGCGGCGTGGTGGCCGCCAGCGCCATGCTGTTTCAGAAGCGGTCCCTCAAATTGATGTCGGCCGATCTGGGCGGGCAGACCGTGTGCGTCTGCCCGCTGGGTGGGTACTGCGTGGCGGTGGTCGCCACCTCGCAGGCCAACGTGGGCCGGCTGCTCGTGGAGTTGCAGCAGCTGCGGGTGGCGGCATGA